The Peromyscus leucopus breed LL Stock chromosome 4, UCI_PerLeu_2.1, whole genome shotgun sequence genome segment ccttttcttatttcttgagtCATACAAACATTTTCAGCCTGCTACAGTCTCACGTAAGCATCAACtagcataaaaaaattaatgactaCTGTAACCAAATATTGACTCCAATATTcccattaaataataaatacctagAGAGGGTGCAGGACATACTTGGAGAAAGCCTAAGGTAATGGTAAATATGTGGACTCTGGAGTCatattattttttacaaaatgaTTTGCGTGTCATGAAtgctttttttataaaaaaaaattaataaaaatatcaaaatatacttAAGGATACACAAATATGATGTTAAAATGATTAAATTTGTTCGGGAAGACACAGGAATGGTATCAGGAAGGTACAAAAAATCACTTTCAGTAATTTTCACATTGGTAAGAtcctacaaaatttaaaaataaggtacATATAGTTCAAGACATAGTAATTAATACAGTTTTTAAGTATGAAAGTTGTAGGCACACTTTAATTTGTAGGTCCAGACTTGTTCTTCTTACGTATATGAATATACCATTTGTATGCTCTAGTGAATGCATATGAAACTGAGCGCTACTGAAAGTCATGTGAAGTTAGTGAATTTTGACTAGGCTTGCAACGAAGCAAACACTCTGAAAAGCTATATGTGATATGCTGAAAAAATGTACTATGTTCACTGGAACAATCTCTTTACTATAGATACATTTGTCATAGCATCATATTGTAGACTTTGAATATAACAATAATATGTATTTACAAACAAAGATACAAAGTAAAACCACATCAAAGCATAGATGCAACTGTATACAACGTTTCatattacaatttaaaatattattatcttCTTTTTGGTTTGTGATGTCCCAAATAGGGTGAAAACTGAGAACAAacttagtagttttttttttaacagaaattacaaaagaaaattttgattataccaaaataaattgcttttaagCCTAAGTAAAATGTTGAAGTTGAATGTAATTTTTTATAACTATGGTATTTATATGTAAGTTCTTTGATAAATTCTTCACCAACatgaagacaacatgagaaaTAACTATTGTTTGAAATATAAATAGTAAATGTGTTCCTTGGTCATGAATATTATAGAAATATTTCTCCAAGAGGGCTTAGAATGGTCTGCAAGAATTAAAAACCTGTTGCAGTTGCAGCAGCATCAGCAACAGAAGATCAGTTGAAATTGTTGTCTGCTGGTGTCATCAGCTAAGCACAGCTTCAGCTGCTATCTAAGCActcaaaaaaaaacagcagaggcCCTGACATAAGGAAGGGGAACACTCTTGAGGCAATGCATATGACACAGCCACCATCTCCACTATGCTGATGCGTCAGTGAACAATTGCCATTTCAAAAACTTCCCTTTAGTCTCTGAAATTTGGATATCACTCTTGTTCTCTTTTCATGAATGTGGATGATTTGAAATTCCCAATTTTCTCGCTAATTCTACTCCCAGCGCTATGAGCGAGAATTgtggaaaccaaggttggataaagcacagggacaaatggtcaaaggaatggaaacacagatctatgaaccaaaggctgaggggcccccaactggatcaggccctctgaattggtgagacagttgattggcttgatctgtttgggaggcatctaggcagtggtaccaggtcctgggctcgcttcATGAGataactgtttgaaacctgggacttatacagggacgcttggctcagtctgggaggaggggactggacctgcctggtctgagtctatcaggtcgatctcagtcctcgggggtggccttgatctggaggtggtgggaatgcgGGGTGtcctggggggaaagggaggagggcaggaagggggagaacaagggaatctgtggctgttatgtataactgaatagtattgtaaaataaaagaaagaaattaaaaaaaaaaaaagaaactccccatgTTGATATTTTTCTAGTCTTACTTCAATActacctgagaaaaataaagttttggaTGTCTTTGTTCTATTGTTACTTGTAATATGAAAGAGTACCATAACCATTTTCACCTTCTAAACATTCTCTTGCATTCAGCATTAAGGGCTAAGGCTCACACCTACCTTTGTCACAATCTCAGCTGAAaactttttcttcattcttcatttcAATGGTTTTTGTATAAATTAAAACATGCCTACATGAGCAGAAGGCAGTATCCCTTGTTAGAAATCATCTCtgggccgggcattggtggcacacgcctttaataccagcactcgggaggcagagccaagcagatctctgtgagttcgaggccagcctgggctaccaagtgagcttcaggaaaggcacaaagctacacagagaaaccctgtctcgaaaaatcaaaaaaaaaaaaaaaaaaaaaaagaagaaagaaagaaagaaagaaatcatctcTGGTTTTCAATTACAGCTATAACACAATCAGTGAGGAAATAGCCTTATTTTATGTTGTTAGTGTTTTACACCAGACCTTTTTTATAGAAATTTTCATCTCTGAATTTCTCAAGGTATATATCAATGGATTCAGCATGGGACTCAAAACTGTATAAAACACGGCCATATATTTATCAATAGGGAAATTGGATACAGGCCTGGCATATATGAAAATACAGGGAGCATAAAAGCAGAAAACTGCCATGATGTGTGAGCTGCAAGTGGAGAGGGCTTTGTGTCTCCCTTCCTGACTATGAGTCTGAAGAGAGGTTAGGATGATCCCATAGGAGACTAAGAGAAAGGTGAAAATTCCCACACAGATTACTCCACCATTGGCAATGACAGTAATGCCCAGGAAGTAGGTGTCAGTGCATGCAAGTCCCAGCAACGGATTCATGTCACACATGAAGTGATCAATGACATTGGGACCACAAAAAGGAAGTCTATACACAGACAGAACTTGAATCAGAGAGTGTGTCATGCCTCCAACCCCAGCTACCAGCAACAGGAGGATGCAAACCTGTCGGTTCATAATCGTCAAATAGTGCAGTGGcttacagatggccacatagcgatcataggccatgaATACCAGAAGGAAGGCCTCAATGCCACCAAATAAATGCTCTACGAAGAGCTGGACCATGCAAGCTTTGAAGGAAATAGTCttcttattatataataaatctaTAATCAAATTTGGTGAGATGGTATTGCAATAAAAAACATCCAGGAGTGACAGACAGGCAAGAAAGAAGTACATTGGGGAGTCTAAAGAAGGGCTGGCGATCACTGTCACTGCAATGAGCAGGTTTCCCAACATTGTCACAATGTAAATGAgtgaaaacaagacaaataagGCTTTTTGTCCAGCAGGATCTTGAGTAAGGCCCACGAAAATAAATTCTGTGACATTGTTACTCTGTCCCATTGACCTCTTTATGAGGAGGTTTGTTTCAGAGATGAGAAGTCAAAACAAGACCTGTCCTGAAGTACATGTATGGCCATGAATCTTTTTCAACATGAAAACTCTGTCTCCTTATTTTTTACAATGCTGAACTTGAGTAGAAATTTGTGAATAAGCAGTCCTGAATTCCTCTTCCAATAATCACAGTGGTCCTCCTGTTGATGATTCTATTCCTCCTTGGGTATTTTAGTTATTTCTGCAAGTACAAGGGTCTATTTTAAGTTTCAATATATCTCTATActacattcatgtacacacacttcacatacttatttaaaacaatgttaCTTTTGGCAAATATGTTAGAAATGTTAGAAAAGCACACCTGTTTTTCAGAAATCTATATGATGTTAGCACCCTTCaatatgggactggagagatggctcagtgattaagagtgcaaTATTCCCTTACAGAGCACCCtagttcaattcacagcaaccacacagtggttcacaattatctggaactccagttctagtgggtccaatgtcttcttctgatttacataggcaccaggcatatatatggtgcacatacatcatATAGGcagacatataaaatacatttgttcCTTTATCTTCTAATATACTTGGTATATGTGACTTTAAATTTTCCTGTACAAATATTCCTTAAAAACTACATTTCTTTGTTAACATGTCACACAAAATGTAACACACATGAttcaatgtaataaataaataaattgaatttgTATGGCTACCCATGTAACAGATAAGTGCTACCTTTCTGTGTGGAAAACAGTCAGGCCATAAAACTAAAGCACACACACTCTCTATTCTTATTAATTTCTCTGTTCTAACCATTTTTTCCAGTTCAGATAGCTCTGTGAGGACTACCTAATATTCAATATACTAGCTGTATGTCGGGTATTACAAAAAATACTTGCCTTGTGTGTCTACTCCGTTAGCTCACGAATTCCCATATTGGAGTTCCTTGATGGAGAAAGTAATTGTCTCTCTTATTGAGGATGAATGTAGTAGATAGAGTTGTTAGCATacttataaaaacatatataaggACCTTTAAATATAGTATCAATACTTACTGGACAAAGCTAATTGAATATTCTTAACTGCTCTGAAATATTTTTGTAGAAATTTAAAGACCCTATGATTTGTACAACTATGCATGAAATTGACCTAATTTGTGCAAATAAAAGTTTCCAAACCAATTTTTATGACACTAGtaagtaaaagacaaaacaaaaatgctacCAACACTTCCATGAACTTTTCTCCTTGTAGTAAATTAGGGGGAAGCAAAAAAGACATATGAAGGATTTACAATAACCTTTACCTTACTGTCTACTGTAGTTCTGTGTAATGAAGGCCTGTCTGAGATTCATCCCATAGATAAAACAGTGCTGCACTTTTCTCCTAAGCAGGTGAAGATGTCTTCAGTCCCTCACTCAGTAAAAATGAATCTTTGCAATACCTTTCTCACCTTTCTTAAATCACACCCCCATATATATCCATAGCTTCATATTGAAGAAACTGAGATTATCAATGAATGTAGAAGAATATATAAGAGACTCTAAGGTCATTATAAATTATTTGTTAAAATGTTGGATCAAATTCAAATGAAGAAATCTCTCCTGGAAAAGTTTCTTCCCTTGGATACTCTCTAGGGAGAAAAGACTTGGCTGGTACAACAACAAATGTAGTCAATTGCCAAATGCCATGGACTTTACTATGAAAAGAACAATTCCAAATTAAGACAATTACTACTAACagttattgtttaaaaataattagataagGCAAGTCATGTGAACCAGTGTAATGATGGAGGCATCCCTATCCCATTACCTAACCACAGCCCAGCAAAGAACTGCTTTAATAGTGAAAGAGACACTATCCAAACATTTCTGAGGCTCTAAAGAAATTTTAAGATACAGAATCTGTTGCTATCaaaattcttgaaaaaaataGCTAAGCATACTTCTGCACATCCGAATGGAGTTGAGATATTTGACTAATGCCAGAATCTCTGTGGTGCTATAATGAACTGCCATCCATTCATTTGATCTATTATTCTAATCCATTGTTAGTGAAATAACTGTTTCTGTCTATAAGAAATCAAtcatgtttgtctgtctgagtctgtgttacctcactcagggtgatactttctagttccatccatttgcctgcaaacctcatgatgtcattgtttttctctcctgagtagtactccattgtatatatgatatgtaccacattttctttatccattcttcagttgaagggcatctaggttgtttccaggttctgactattacaaataattctAGTATGAACCCAGTTAcccatgtgtccttgtgatatgattgagcattccttgggtatatgcccaagagttatatagctgggtcttgaggaagattgattcctcattttctgagaaactgccataagGATGACTCCaacatagactactggcaatagtcgagagggtgcctgacctggcctactctggtgactggatgGCTAAATACCGTAACtttcatcatagaaccctcatccagtgactgatggccAGGTCCTAGgccaagctccaagagtccaatcaatgagagagaggaggtattctatgagcaagagatgtcaAGACACATCActagaaaatgtacagagacaagtagccaaactagtggaaatgcatgaactgtggaccaatagctgaggagcccccatggaatgGACCacgccctctggataagtgagacagttgtttagtctGAACTGTTTAGGTGGCCctgaggcagtgggatcaggacctgttcctagtgcatgggctgactttttggagcctactgcctatgctgagacactttgtgcagcctcgGTGCAAGGAGGAgggggttggacctgcctcagctgaatgtaccaggctctgctgactccccatgggagaccttgccttggaggaggtgggaatggaaggtgggttgggagggaaggctgggaagcaggaagagggaggacaggggaatctgtggttggtgtgtaaaatgaatagaaaatctcttaagaagaaaaagaaatcaatcacTACAGTGTCTAGAGCTCCAGCGTTGCCCCTGTTAATATTCTTGTCATGCACTGCACTGGGCACATTAGTTGCAAATGGATCTTCCATGTCACACAAACCTCACAGGCTCCACTAAAAATTAACTATTTCAGCTTACCTAATGTACAGATAAATTTAACAACCTTCCAAGATGTATAgctatatggtgatattttatttgtactaaaatgttacttgtatgttaataaataaatttgcccaggggtcagagctattagcaagccataggaaagctgagcgttggtggtgcacacctttaatcccagcacttggtaggcagagctaggtagatctctgtgtgttcaaggatacagccagcattggagacacatgcctttaacctcaataccaaccatagaagacttggaggtctgtacagacaggcagtgatgaggcagtcatgtggtttggtttacaaccaatgagaaggcaggacagaaaagtctttgtaaagacaaacacagagaaagtAGCTCTCATTTGGAGAGTTAGGAACACCATGAGAGGAAGGGTatggtttttagctcttagctctgacctcttggctttcttctttgcattggttctgtgtttcttatttaataagacggttggttacatctacagatcaattccaatttttttgagaaatccaccatattgatttccaaggtggctgtacaagcttgtaCTCCTatcagcaatggagaagtgttccctttgttccacatcctcaccagcattagctgttgcttgtgtttttaatattagccattctgacaggtgtaagatggagtCTCAgtctcattttgatttgcatttccctgatgactaagaatgttgaacatttctttaagtgtttctcagtcatttgagattcctttttttagaattctctatttagaacTGTATCCCAATTTTAaatttgttgatgtctagtttcttgagttctttatgtattttggaaattagccctgTATCAGAGGTAGAGTTTGTAaaactcttttcccattctgtaggctgctattttgtctattgatggtgtcttttgccttacaaaagattttcagtttcatggggtcccatttattaattgtggatcttagtgcctgtgctattggtattctattcaggaagttgtctcctgtgacaatgtgttcaagactattcttcactttctcttctattaggttcagtgtatctggttttaagttgaagtctttgatccatttggacttgagttttgtgcagagtgatacatatggatctacttgcattATTTTACATTCCTCCAACCAGTTATGCCAGCGCCATtggttgaagatgatttcttttttctattgtgtaattctgccttctttatcaaaaactagatgtccataggtgtgtggatttatgtccaGGTGTTTGATTAGATTCCATTgttcaacatgtctgtttttatgccaatatgttatggtttttattattacaacTCTGTcttacaacttgaaatcagggatggtgatacctttaGAAATTCTTTtatgtacaggattgttttagctatccttttTTGTCATATGAAGTTGGGTAttttcctttcaaggtctgtaaagaattgtgttaacattttgatggggattgtattgaatctgtagattgcttgcTTTTTTAAGATGGCCATTTCTATTATGTTAATTCTACTCATCCATGAGTATAGgaaatcttttcatcttctgatgtcatccttgatttctttattcagagacttgaagttattgtcattacaggtcttttacttgctgtGTTAGAGTtatccccaagatattttatgttacttATGACTATTTTGGAGGATGCTGTTTGTAGTAATGCTTtttgtatgctctaacaaataaagcttgcctgaagatcagagggcaaagtcaGCCATTAGTTAGCCctaggggccaggcagtggtggcatacacgtttaaccccagcatttggattCTCAtacctttgctcccagtacttgggaggcacacattcATTTAATCTTAGCACTATGGAGGTtgggacaggaagtgatatggctaggtagagaaagaaatataaggtgggaggagacagctTGGCCCCTTTCAGGATGAGGATTTGGTGATGTGAGAGGTGGcagtggctttttcctttgtctctctgatctttcagcatttacccttatatctgg includes the following:
- the LOC114685937 gene encoding olfactory receptor 4A5-like, yielding MGQSNNVTEFIFVGLTQDPAGQKALFVLFSLIYIVTMLGNLLIAVTVIASPSLDSPMYFFLACLSLLDVFYCNTISPNLIIDLLYNKKTISFKACMVQLFVEHLFGGIEAFLLVFMAYDRYVAICKPLHYLTIMNRQVCILLLLVAGVGGMTHSLIQVLSVYRLPFCGPNVIDHFMCDMNPLLGLACTDTYFLGITVIANGGVICVGIFTFLLVSYGIILTSLQTHSQEGRHKALSTCSSHIMAVFCFYAPCIFIYARPVSNFPIDKYMAVFYTVLSPMLNPLIYTLRNSEMKISIKKVWCKTLTT